A single Marinobacter sp. es.042 DNA region contains:
- a CDS encoding LytTR family transcriptional regulator DNA-binding domain-containing protein encodes MPPTFHHSDWAAVTKALLSKPRQQAMDQVLERLGRACSVDRAWIIRYNDAFTHFWNVYEWVRSGVPQYVHDLQGIPVSLGHWLNQDLQQGRTCVINDLQEMPRTASALRKEWERQGIRSLLAAPGLWEGRLVLQVGFDCVHEQRAWAPADIELLSAVTQVLTVALYGNRGQTAEDSMDFPPCAPTKPQAVLRRFLTHEAKALEGLLLIRVSGDYSYLRFRDGHEAVELRSLKYWEASLPRELFCRVHRGALVNLREIERLSRSGGHWELYLKGLREPVPVGRRYRDVLKHHLGI; translated from the coding sequence ATGCCCCCTACCTTTCATCATTCTGACTGGGCCGCGGTCACTAAAGCGCTGCTGAGCAAGCCTCGCCAACAGGCCATGGATCAGGTCCTAGAGCGTTTGGGCCGGGCTTGCAGTGTGGACCGGGCCTGGATCATCCGCTACAACGACGCCTTCACTCATTTCTGGAATGTCTATGAATGGGTGCGCTCCGGCGTGCCACAGTATGTGCACGATCTGCAGGGCATACCGGTAAGTCTAGGCCACTGGCTCAACCAGGATTTGCAGCAAGGGCGTACCTGCGTCATTAACGATCTGCAGGAAATGCCTCGTACGGCCAGTGCGCTGCGCAAGGAGTGGGAGCGACAGGGTATTCGGAGCCTGCTGGCCGCGCCGGGGCTATGGGAGGGCAGGCTGGTGCTACAGGTCGGTTTCGATTGCGTACATGAGCAGCGCGCCTGGGCACCTGCGGATATCGAGTTGCTGAGCGCTGTCACGCAGGTTCTCACCGTTGCTCTTTATGGAAATCGGGGGCAGACTGCTGAGGACTCGATGGATTTCCCGCCCTGCGCGCCCACAAAGCCGCAGGCAGTTCTGCGCAGGTTCCTGACCCATGAAGCGAAAGCGCTGGAGGGTCTTCTCCTCATCCGTGTCTCCGGAGACTATTCTTATTTGAGGTTCCGCGATGGCCATGAGGCCGTGGAGCTCCGCAGCCTCAAGTACTGGGAGGCAAGTCTGCCTCGGGAGCTATTCTGCCGAGTGCATCGCGGGGCACTGGTGAACCTGCGTGAAATTGAGCGCCTGAGTCGCTCGGGCGGGCACTGGGAGCTGTACCTGAAGGGCCTCCGCGAGCCGGTGCCGGTGGGGCGACGTTATCGGGATGTCCTGAAGCATCATCTGGGCATTTAA
- a CDS encoding GMC family oxidoreductase, with protein sequence MIFKSFDYIVVGAGSAGCVLADRLSADGRYSVCVLEAGPGKGSFTIRTPGAFAAHMFIKTYNWAFNARPDQQLRSGQPLFTPRGKGLGGSSLINGMLYVRGQKEDYDEWEALGNEGWGYAEMLPYFLKSEHHETLAGTPYHGKGGNLYISAPGTAEYPMSEAFVDAARQAGFRYNSDFNGAEQEGVGYFHLNIKNGRRFGAADAYLKPAMNRQNLTVLTEARVKKLVLEGNRAVAVELRHKDRDLVLNASREIILSGGAINSPQLLQLSGIGDHDALESLGIRCRHELPGVGKNLQEHVDACVLVSSRKNNGFTASLGGLLKMVPDTIRYLLSKRGKLAKSITEAGGFIKSSDSVNRPDVQLHMLPLLFDDNGRDLKLMSNPGYSVHVCVLRPKSSGTVTITSADPFAAPEIDYNFFADPDDCKVMVDGIRQARRILAAKALDNYRGEELHPGADRQSDEQIIEKVKEKVGLVYHPVGTCKMGTDRMAVVDPQLRVHGLESLRVVDASIMPRLISGNTNAPTIAIAEKAADMILETAEGCDI encoded by the coding sequence ATGATCTTCAAGAGCTTTGATTATATCGTCGTCGGTGCCGGCTCTGCCGGCTGCGTACTGGCAGACCGCCTGTCAGCCGACGGCCGATATTCTGTCTGCGTGCTGGAGGCCGGGCCCGGCAAGGGTTCGTTCACAATCCGGACGCCGGGCGCTTTTGCTGCCCATATGTTCATCAAGACATACAACTGGGCGTTCAACGCCCGACCCGATCAGCAACTGCGTAGTGGCCAGCCTCTGTTTACCCCTCGTGGTAAAGGGCTTGGGGGGAGTTCGTTAATCAACGGTATGTTGTATGTGCGGGGCCAGAAAGAGGATTACGACGAGTGGGAGGCTCTGGGTAATGAAGGCTGGGGCTATGCCGAGATGTTGCCTTACTTCCTGAAATCGGAACACCACGAGACACTGGCCGGAACCCCTTATCACGGCAAGGGCGGCAACCTCTATATCAGTGCCCCGGGAACGGCCGAATATCCGATGTCTGAAGCCTTCGTTGATGCGGCCCGGCAGGCCGGTTTTCGCTACAACAGTGATTTTAACGGCGCCGAACAGGAAGGTGTGGGGTATTTCCATCTGAACATCAAAAACGGCCGTCGGTTTGGTGCCGCCGATGCCTACCTAAAGCCCGCGATGAACCGCCAGAACCTCACCGTCCTTACCGAAGCGCGAGTCAAAAAACTGGTGCTCGAGGGGAATCGGGCCGTTGCGGTGGAGCTTCGTCACAAAGACAGAGACCTTGTCTTGAATGCGAGCCGGGAGATCATCCTGAGTGGTGGAGCTATCAATTCACCACAGTTGCTTCAGCTTTCCGGCATCGGGGACCACGACGCGCTGGAAAGCCTGGGTATCCGGTGCCGGCACGAATTACCGGGAGTGGGCAAGAACCTCCAGGAGCACGTGGATGCCTGTGTGCTGGTCTCAAGCCGGAAAAACAACGGCTTCACGGCCTCGCTCGGCGGCCTGCTGAAAATGGTCCCGGATACCATCCGATACCTCCTCAGTAAACGGGGCAAACTCGCTAAATCCATAACCGAGGCTGGCGGTTTTATCAAATCCAGTGACAGCGTTAATCGCCCGGATGTTCAGCTGCACATGCTGCCGCTGCTGTTTGATGATAACGGTCGGGACCTGAAACTCATGTCCAACCCCGGTTATTCAGTGCATGTCTGTGTGCTGCGACCGAAGAGCTCAGGCACCGTGACCATAACGTCAGCGGATCCGTTTGCGGCGCCGGAAATCGACTACAACTTCTTTGCCGATCCCGATGACTGCAAAGTCATGGTGGATGGTATCCGCCAGGCCCGCCGGATTCTCGCGGCGAAGGCCCTTGACAATTATCGGGGTGAGGAACTCCACCCGGGCGCAGATCGCCAGTCCGATGAGCAGATCATCGAAAAGGTGAAGGAAAAGGTGGGCCTGGTATACCACCCGGTGGGCACCTGCAAAATGGGAACTGACAGGATGGCGGTAGTGGACCCACAACTCAGGGTGCACGGGCTCGAAAGCCTCCGTGTGGTGGACGCGTCCATCATGCCACGGCTGATTAGCGGCAATACCAACGCGCCTACGATTGCCATTGCCGAAAAGGCTGCTGACATGATTCTCGAAACGGCGGAAGGCTGCGATATCTGA